In one window of Photobacterium leiognathi DNA:
- the rho gene encoding transcription termination factor Rho yields MNLTELKSQPISKLVALGESLGLENLARLRKQDIIFSILKQHAKSGEDIFGDGVLEILQDGFGFLRSADSSYLAGPDDIYVSPSQIRRFNLRTGDTIAGKIRPPKDGERYFALLKVNEVNYDKPDNARNKILFENLTPLHANSRMRMERGNGSTEDITARVLDLASPIGKGQRGLIVAPPKAGKTMLLQNIAQSIAHNHPECELMVLLIDERPEEVTEMQRLVKGEVIASTFDEPASRHVQVAEMVIEKAKRLVEHKKDVVILLDSITRLARAYNTVIPSSGKVLTGGVDANALHRPKRFFGAARNVEEGGSLTIIATALVDTGSKMDEVIYEEFKGTGNMELHLSRKIAEKRVFPAIDINRSGTRREELLAKADELQKMWILRKIVHPMSETDSMEFLIDKLSMTKTNDEFFDAMRRQKS; encoded by the coding sequence ATGAACCTTACAGAACTGAAGAGCCAACCGATTTCTAAGTTGGTTGCACTTGGCGAAAGTTTAGGATTAGAAAACCTTGCCCGCTTGAGAAAGCAAGACATCATCTTCTCCATCCTCAAGCAACATGCGAAAAGTGGTGAGGATATTTTTGGCGATGGTGTTCTAGAAATTTTACAAGATGGCTTCGGCTTCCTACGTAGTGCAGATAGTTCTTACCTTGCTGGCCCAGATGATATTTACGTATCTCCAAGTCAAATCCGTCGTTTTAACCTTCGTACTGGCGATACTATTGCCGGAAAGATCCGTCCACCTAAAGACGGTGAACGTTACTTCGCACTACTGAAAGTTAACGAAGTAAACTACGACAAGCCAGACAACGCCCGCAACAAGATCCTATTTGAAAACCTTACACCGCTACACGCAAACTCTCGTATGCGTATGGAGCGTGGTAACGGCTCTACAGAAGACATCACCGCACGTGTTCTTGATTTAGCATCACCAATCGGTAAAGGCCAACGTGGTCTGATCGTTGCTCCGCCAAAAGCGGGTAAAACCATGCTACTTCAAAACATTGCGCAAAGTATTGCCCACAACCACCCTGAGTGTGAGTTGATGGTATTGCTTATCGACGAACGTCCTGAAGAAGTAACAGAGATGCAGCGCCTAGTTAAAGGTGAAGTGATTGCATCAACGTTCGATGAGCCAGCATCTCGTCACGTACAAGTGGCAGAAATGGTAATTGAAAAAGCAAAACGTCTAGTTGAGCACAAGAAAGATGTGGTTATCCTACTTGATTCAATTACTCGTCTAGCACGTGCATACAATACCGTTATTCCTTCATCTGGTAAGGTACTAACAGGTGGTGTTGATGCTAACGCGCTACACCGTCCTAAGCGTTTCTTCGGTGCTGCACGTAACGTAGAAGAAGGCGGTAGCTTAACTATCATCGCAACAGCGCTAGTAGATACTGGCTCTAAGATGGATGAAGTTATCTACGAAGAATTTAAAGGTACAGGTAACATGGAACTTCACCTTTCTCGCAAGATCGCTGAGAAACGTGTATTCCCTGCTATTGATATCAACCGCTCTGGTACTCGTCGTGAAGAGCTATTGGCGAAAGCTGATGAGCTACAGAAGATGTGGATCCTACGTAAGATCGTTCACCCAATGAGCGAAACTGACAGCATGGAATTCTTAATTGATAAACTATCAATGACGAAGACTAACGATGAATTCTTTGATGCGATGCGTCGTCAGAAATCATAA
- the trxA gene encoding thioredoxin TrxA: MSDKIVQLTDASFDTDVINAAGPVLVDFWAEWCGPCKMIAPILDEIADEYEGKLTIGKLNIDQNAGTPPKFGIRGIPTLLLFKDGGVAATKVGALSKTQLKEFLDANL, encoded by the coding sequence ATGAGCGACAAGATTGTGCAGCTTACAGATGCGAGTTTTGACACTGATGTTATCAATGCTGCTGGCCCTGTATTAGTCGATTTTTGGGCTGAATGGTGTGGTCCATGTAAAATGATTGCCCCTATTCTTGACGAAATCGCTGATGAATACGAAGGCAAACTGACTATCGGTAAACTAAATATCGATCAGAATGCGGGTACACCACCAAAATTTGGTATTCGTGGTATCCCGACATTACTACTGTTCAAAGACGGTGGTGTAGCGGCAACGAAAGTTGGTGCATTGTCGAAAACTCAGCTTAAAGAATTCCTAGACGCGAACCTTTAA